In a single window of the Thunnus albacares chromosome 1, fThuAlb1.1, whole genome shotgun sequence genome:
- the tp53bp1 gene encoding TP53-binding protein 1 isoform X1: MDPGGSELDSSLPQPENPCLIVEDSQPDSVALEDDPESSYRALLARRLSSLQPTARSPVLELISSPLGSRCSQTDSQSESSQSNSQAEPGILAAANPSSAFQEESQVINICPPPNKNKCASEDTDMDSGADSTTHCIQSEEGTSQFGFLELSQSQDLRGEVVNSQEEDEDVVPQPDSETRSKLAEQNISSVTSGSQDNKALRSEVSSSSSSESPGQSGRKLSVQALLHSQSLQTSVEQDQQDCEILSSQQDLFDTDKTGAAVDSTVSEPEQQGNPTPTPAHTLRLLHLSGQGTLVQESLSQSSVDYVAPTPDNFTETPLIVPSSPTGPENEHGADEPMDTSLPPEDRAGEKEDEPMDTDAASKPHPSASTPVSQNSPGFVLERTLSLPSQPEFSHDVFVPTQSQESPQQSDKKTASLSQSAHLESAPFTLPLQLSVNTESCSLAPKTSEQIEEDSQATQIEELEEPPGVDTSDSVISRRDQRSESNGVPSESQTATSSNASTTTAAESPKHRSECAKTEPSDLSQKSDVHKKTATSLNVQNVNVKDSESGIKEAADMVSCSQPKFDSSDLTVNSCVPETPAGTTPCSLDSQSMISQTSVVDVTGGGTAKSQSESLSQKCGTVGNSQTDKHMMDEQVEVEEEEEEEVVMEEEEESAGGGGASGIALVLSQSQLLSPEPMEEEESEDRGEESIIVVTDSERDSQILQKDMTPPQSKTGSSQPVRGKVSPSTNGHQSQAEVKEVHGAPDRLSQTERVGPEPEGLKDKSLSDSSGEISFHFTLPKEGELIGPVVGATPPLINQLKQTLRHSTPIEITSFSEKPDGVGDVSADVAMAASDIVSGESGEDTTDKGDGKLSLRMKLVTPVEEGSSERFSLQKPALSEEDRSVVKVTTVAKAVTSSPSVFSRVRQVHRQQETEDDSQPGDNTPPVRSELFASPQRSPQTPSPGCNSLPNSQSEPSQQAAPQETASDPFALAEQSEERRGPPEPPTPNRTDARQRVVSQQTHDSTITSSPSNKLRQRTVSQQTSFDAPGLRSPAGRGEPETPSFRRAAGPAHRRHVRTIQEVRTTITRIITDVYYEDGKEVERKVTEENEEPVVDCQVLDSDISPCRTGSSSMTSGDLGDISSLSSKASSHHHSSGGTSSSTGFSRPDFIMPLSRGAKSISPRRGGGHQQRGHRGHRAGSVVTMDRGYGTLGSRAFVPLSPRGRARRGRPPSRSSPSRGGGPGSLHRLGPHGQPHSSSEDEPYTRMLPPRLPISPTDAELPSHSDSLRSSPEEASSAGSSFVGLRVVAKWSSNGYFYSGRIIKDAGEGRFRLRFDDGYECEVMGKDILLCDPIPLETEVTALLEDEYFSIGVVKGHKTEGQELFYSVEKEGQRQWYNRTAVILSLEQGNRLREQHSLGPYEPSTPLAKASDISLDNLVEGKRRRRGPPGDQNTPNRSSSSSPRTPGPSGKRKLIPCEDERTPSKRGRRGAGARAGQRVGVCNTSGSGTDLPGQSCDLPETHGPLPQNSSLFMGFAFMLTASSEIDRLTNRLTSDDEEDYVQTGPYNKAYTESQLQAGGGFVLPDFNEEQCKAAYQSLLIADQHCRTRKYLLCLASGVPCVSHIWVRDCCKDNKLLNYRNYLLPAGVGPNDAIVEWHPRCSPFKALRILLVFEKPEELWSQLITMGGGSSVRQFQADKDGSDIPAGKYDVVVTDHACPPLVEKNVTSQEVPLVSAEWLIQSLICGERLGFHSKPQYRHDYSSS, from the exons ATGGATCCCGGTGGAAGTGAACTGGACTCCAGCCTGCCTCAGCCCGAGAACCCTTGTCTGATCGTGGAGGACTCCCAGCCGGACAGCGTTGCCCTGGAGGACGACCCGGAGAGCAGCTACCGAGCTCTGCTGGCCCGCCGCCTGTCCAGCCTGCAGCCCACCGCCCGCAGCCCTGTTCTG GAGCTGATATCCTCACCGCTCGGGAGCAGATGCTCTCAGactgacagccaatcagagagctccCAGAGCAACAGCCAGGCCGAACCTG gcaTTCTGGCAGCAGCCAACCCCAGCTCAGCGTTCCAAGAAGAGAGTCAAGTTATCAATATCTGCCCTCCTCCAAACAAAAATAA GTGTGCGTCTGAGGACACAGATATGGATTCTGGAGCTGATTCCACCACACACTGCATCCAGTCTGAAG agGGAACCTCTCAGTTTggttttctggagctttctcaGAGTCAAGATCTGCGCGGCGAAGTTGTGAACAGtcaggaggaagatgaagacgTCGTCCCTCAGCCCGACAGCGAGACTCGCTCCAAATTAG CAGAGCAGAACATCAGCTCCGTGACTTCAGGGAGTCAGGACAACAAAGCATTGAG GTCGGAGGTGAGCTCCAGCAGCTCGTCGGAGTCTCCGGGTCAGTCGGGCAGGAAGCTGAGCGTCCAGGCTCTGCTGCACTCACAGAGCCTCCAGACCTCCGTTGAGCAGGACCAGCAGGACTGTGAGATACTGTCGTCACAGCAGGACCTGTTCGACACTGACAAGACAG GTGCTGCAGTCGACAGCACAGTGTCTGAGCCAGAGCAGCAGGGTAACCCCACCCCGACACCAGCCCACACCCTGCGACTCCTGCATCTCTCCGGACAGGGAACACTGGTGCAGGAAAGTCTGTCCCA GAGCTCTGTTGATTATGTCGCTCCGACCCCGGACAACTTCACCGAAACCCCTTTAATCGTTCCCAGCTCGCCAACTGGACCAGAGAATGAACACG GTGCCGATGAGCCGATGGATACCTCGCTGCCCCCGGAAGACCGAGCAGGGGAAAAGGAGGACGAGCCAATGGACACGGACGCTGCCTCTAAGCCGCACCCCTCCGCCTCAACGCCTGTATCCCAGAATTCCCCTGGTTTTGTGTTGGAGCGAACTCTCTCTTTACCTTCCCAGCCAGAGTTCTCTCAC gATGTGTTTGTCCCAACACAGAGCCAGGAGTCTCCACAACAGTCAGATAAGAAAACAGCATCATTATCTCAGTCTGCACACCTGGAGTCAGCTCCTTTCACTTTGCCTTTGCAGCTCTCCGTGAATACAGAGAGCTGCAGCCTGGCTCCCAAGACGTCAGAACAGATCGAGGAGGACAGCCAGGCCACGCAGAtagaggagctggaggagccGCCGGGTGTCGACACCAGCGACTCAGTGATATCACGCCGCGATCAGAGGAGCGAGAGCAACGGCGTCCCATCGGAATCACAGACCGCCACCAGCTCCAACGCTtccaccaccaccgccgccgAATCACCAAAGCATCGCAGCGAATGTGCCAAGACCGAGCCGTCCGATCTGTCACAAAAGTCTGACGTACACAAAAAGACGGCGACTTCTTTGAATGtacaaaatgtgaatgtaaaagaCAGTGAGAGCGGCATCAAAGAGGCTGCTGACATGGTGTCCTGCTCTCAACCAAAGTTTGATTCCTCTGATTTGACTGTTAACAGCTGTGTGCCGGAGACTCCTGCAGGCACGACACCGTGCAGTTTAGACTCGCAGTCTATGATCTCTCAGACATCTGTTGTAGATGTAACAGGAGGAGGAACTGCGAAGAGTCAGTCAGAGTCATTGTCACAGAAATGTGGAACAGTTGGtaacagtcagacagacaaacacatgatGGATGAGCAGGTTGaagtagaggaagaggaggaggaggaggtggtgatggaggaggaagaggagagcgCAGGGGGAGGTGGAGCTTCAGGAATAGCTTTGGTTCTTTCTCAGAGCCAGCTGTTATCACCTGAACccatggaagaggaggagagcgaagacagaggagaggagagcatcATCGTGGTCACAGACAGCGAGAGAGACTCGCAGATTCTGCAGAAAGACATGACGCCGCCACAGTCCAAGACCGGCAGCTCGCAGCCAGTCAGAGGCAAAGTGTCTCCCTCCACTAACGGCCACCAGTCCCAGGCTGAGGTGAAGGAGGTGCACGGCGCTCCTGATAGGCTCTCCCAGACCGAGAGGGTGGGGCCTGAACCAGAAGGGCTCAAAGATAAGAGCCTCAGTGATAGCTCGGGAG AAATTTCCTTCCATTTCACACTTCCTAAAGAGGGAGAGCTGATTGGTCCTGTTGTCGGAGCCACGCCCCCGCTCATTAACCAGCTGAAGCAGACGCTCAGACACAGCACTCCCATTG AGATCACCTCCTTCTCTGAAAAGCCAGATGGGGTGGGTGATGTCTCTGCGGACGTGGCGATGGCGGCCAGTGACATCGTTTCAGGGGAAAGCGGGGAGGACACGACGGACAAGGGCGACGGGAAGCTGAGTTTGAGGATGAAGCTGGTGACCCCGGTTGAAGAGGGCAGTTCGGAGCGCTTCAGCCTGCAGA AGCCGGCACTATCAGAAGAGGACAGATCTGTCGTCAAGGTTACTACTGTTGCCAAGGCTGTAACCAG CAGCCCGTCGGTGTTCAGTCGTGTCAGGCAGGTGCACAGACAGCAGGAGACGGAGGATGACAGCCAGCCCGGAGACAACACTCCACCTGTCAG GAGTGAGCTGTTCGCCTCACCGCAGAGGAGCCCTCAGACTCCATCGCCGGGATGCAACAGCCTCCCTAACAGCCAATCGGAGCCTTCGCAGCAGGCGGCACCGCAGGAGACCGCCAGCGATCCCTTCGCCCTCGCAGAGCAGTCTGAGGAGAGGCGAGGGCCACCGGAGCCGCCGACGCCAAACAGGACAGATGCCAGGCAGAGGGTGGTCTCCCAGCAGACCCATGACAGCACCATCACCTCCAGTCCGTCCAACAAG CTCCGTCAGCGGACAGTCTCCCAGCAGACCAGCTTCGATGCACCGGGGCTGCGCTCCCCAGCTGGCCGG GGCGAACCGGAGACTCCGTCCTTTCGAAGAGCAGCAGGCCCCGCCCATCGCAGACACGTGCGCACCATCCAGGAAGTACGGACGACCATCACACGGATCATTACAGACGTGTATTATGAGGACGGTAAAGAGGTGGAACGCAAAGTCACAGAG GAGAACGAGGAGCCGGTGGTGGACTGCCAGGTGTTGGACAGCGACATCTCTCCGTGCCGCACGGGCAGCAGCTCCATGACCTCCGGTGACCTCGGTGACATCAGCTCTCTGTCATCCAAGGCCTCCAGCCATCACCACAGCTCCGGAGgaaccagcagcagcacaggcTTCAGCAGGCCGGACTTCATCATGCCGCTCAGCCGAGGGGCCAAATCCATcag tccCAGGAGGGGAGGCGGGCATCAACAGAGGGGTCACAGGGGTCACAGGGCAGGTTCAGTGGTCACAATGGACAGAGGCTACGGCACCCTCGGGTCCCGGGCCTTCGTCCCGCTGTCACCCAGAGGAAGGGCTAGAAGGGGCCGACCCCCGTCCCGCTCCTCCCCATCCAG GGGGGGCGGTCCCGGCTCGCTGCATCGGCTCGGTCCACACGGTCAGCCGCATTCCTCCTCGGAGGACGAGCCCTACACCCGCATGCTGCCGCCGCGCCTCCCCATCAGCCCCACAGACGCCGAGCTCCCCAGCCACTCCGACTCCCTCCGGTCGTCGCCGGAGGAGGCGAGCTCGGCCGGCAGCAGCTTCGTGGGACTGCGGGTGGTGGCCAAGTGGTCGTCCAACGGCTACTTCTACTCGGGCCGCATCATCAAGGACGCCGGGGAGGGGAGGTTCCGCCTGCGGTTCGACGACGGCTACGAGTGCGAGGTGATGGGGAAAGACATCCTGCTGTGTGATCCTATCCCCCTGGAGACGGAGGTCACCGCTCTGCTGGAGGATGAATACTTCAGCATAG gtGTCGTGAAGGGCCATAAGACGGAGGGTCAGGAGCTGTTCTACAGTGTGGAGAAGGAGGGTCAGAGGCAGTGGTACAACAGGACCGCCGTCATCCTGTCTCTGGAGCAGGGAAACAGGCTGAGGGAGCAGCACAGCCTCGGACCCTACGAGCCCTCCACTCCCCTGGCCAAGGCCTCCGACATCAGCCTGG ATAACCTGGTGGAGGGAAAGAGGCGGCGCAGAGGACCCCCAGGAGATCAGAACACGCCCAACCGCAGCTCCTCCAGCAGCCCCCGAACCCCCGGACCGTCCGGCAAGAGGAAGCTGATCCCCTGCGAGGACGAGAGGACGCCGTCCAAGAGAGGCCGCAGGGGGGCGGGCGCCAGAGCCG GTCAGCGTGTCGGCGTCTGTAACACCTCCGGCAGCGGCACAGATCTTCCCGGTCAGTCATGTGACCTGCCGGAGACTCACGGTCCGCTGCCCCAGAACTCTTCGCTCTTTATGGGCTTCGCCTTCATGCTGACGGCCTCGTCCGAGATCGACCGGCTCACCAACAGGCTCACCAGCGATGACGAGGAGG atTATGTGCAGACGGGTCCGTATAACAAAGCGTACACAGAGTCCCAGCTGCAGGCAGGTGGAGGCTTCGTTCTGCCGGACTTCAATGAAGAACAA TGTAAAGCAGCCTATCAGAGCCTGCTCATCGCAGACCAGCACTGCCGCACCAGGAAGTACTTGCTGTGTTTGGCCAGCGGAGTGCCGTGTGTGTCTCATATATGGGTACGAGACTGCTGCAAAGACAACAAGCTGCTCAACTACAGGAACTACCTGCTGCCTGCCGGCGTCGGGCCAAATGACGCCATCGTAGAATG
- the tp53bp1 gene encoding TP53-binding protein 1 isoform X6 has product MDPGGSELDSSLPQPENPCLIVEDSQPDSVALEDDPESSYRALLARRLSSLQPTARSPVLELISSPLGSRCSQTDSQSESSQSNSQAEPGILAAANPSSAFQEESQVINICPPPNKNKCASEDTDMDSGADSTTHCIQSEEGTSQFGFLELSQSQDLRGEVVNSQEEDEDVVPQPDSETRSKLAEQNISSVTSGSQDNKALRSEVSSSSSSESPGQSGRKLSVQALLHSQSLQTSVEQDQQDCEILSSQQDLFDTDKTGAAVDSTVSEPEQQGNPTPTPAHTLRLLHLSGQGTLVQESLSQSSVDYVAPTPDNFTETPLIVPSSPTGPENEHGADEPMDTSLPPEDRAGEKEDEPMDTDAASKPHPSASTPVSQNSPGFVLERTLSLPSQPEFSHDVFVPTQSQESPQQSDKKTASLSQSAHLESAPFTLPLQLSVNTESCSLAPKTSEQIEEDSQATQIEELEEPPGVDTSDSVISRRDQRSESNGVPSESQTATSSNASTTTAAESPKHRSECAKTEPSDLSQKSDVHKKTATSLNVQNVNVKDSESGIKEAADMVSCSQPKFDSSDLTVNSCVPETPAGTTPCSLDSQSMISQTSVVDVTGGGTAKSQSESLSQKCGTVGNSQTDKHMMDEQVEVEEEEEEEVVMEEEEESAGGGGASGIALVLSQSQLLSPEPMEEEESEDRGEESIIVVTDSERDSQILQKDMTPPQSKTGSSQPVRGKVSPSTNGHQSQAEVKEVHGAPDRLSQTERVGPEPEGLKDKSLSDSSGEISFHFTLPKEGELIGPVVGATPPLINQLKQTLRHSTPIEITSFSEKPDGVGDVSADVAMAASDIVSGESGEDTTDKGDGKLSLRMKLVTPVEEGSSERFSLQKPALSEEDRSVVKVTTVAKAVTSPSVFSRVRQVHRQQETEDDSQPGDNTPPVRSELFASPQRSPQTPSPGCNSLPNSQSEPSQQAAPQETASDPFALAEQSEERRGPPEPPTPNRTDARQRVVSQQTHDSTITSSPSNKLRQRTVSQQTSFDAPGLRSPAGRGEPETPSFRRAAGPAHRRHVRTIQEVRTTITRIITDVYYEDGKEVERKVTEENEEPVVDCQVLDSDISPCRTGSSSMTSGDLGDISSLSSKASSHHHSSGGTSSSTGFSRPDFIMPLSRGAKSIRGGGPGSLHRLGPHGQPHSSSEDEPYTRMLPPRLPISPTDAELPSHSDSLRSSPEEASSAGSSFVGLRVVAKWSSNGYFYSGRIIKDAGEGRFRLRFDDGYECEVMGKDILLCDPIPLETEVTALLEDEYFSIGVVKGHKTEGQELFYSVEKEGQRQWYNRTAVILSLEQGNRLREQHSLGPYEPSTPLAKASDISLDNLVEGKRRRRGPPGDQNTPNRSSSSSPRTPGPSGKRKLIPCEDERTPSKRGRRGAGARAGQRVGVCNTSGSGTDLPGQSCDLPETHGPLPQNSSLFMGFAFMLTASSEIDRLTNRLTSDDEEDYVQTGPYNKAYTESQLQAGGGFVLPDFNEEQCKAAYQSLLIADQHCRTRKYLLCLASGVPCVSHIWVRDCCKDNKLLNYRNYLLPAGVGPNDAIVEWHPRCSPFKALRILLVFEKPEELWSQLITMGGGSSVRQFQADKDGSDIPAGKYDVVVTDHACPPLVEKNVTSQEVPLVSAEWLIQSLICGERLGFHSKPQYRHDYSSS; this is encoded by the exons ATGGATCCCGGTGGAAGTGAACTGGACTCCAGCCTGCCTCAGCCCGAGAACCCTTGTCTGATCGTGGAGGACTCCCAGCCGGACAGCGTTGCCCTGGAGGACGACCCGGAGAGCAGCTACCGAGCTCTGCTGGCCCGCCGCCTGTCCAGCCTGCAGCCCACCGCCCGCAGCCCTGTTCTG GAGCTGATATCCTCACCGCTCGGGAGCAGATGCTCTCAGactgacagccaatcagagagctccCAGAGCAACAGCCAGGCCGAACCTG gcaTTCTGGCAGCAGCCAACCCCAGCTCAGCGTTCCAAGAAGAGAGTCAAGTTATCAATATCTGCCCTCCTCCAAACAAAAATAA GTGTGCGTCTGAGGACACAGATATGGATTCTGGAGCTGATTCCACCACACACTGCATCCAGTCTGAAG agGGAACCTCTCAGTTTggttttctggagctttctcaGAGTCAAGATCTGCGCGGCGAAGTTGTGAACAGtcaggaggaagatgaagacgTCGTCCCTCAGCCCGACAGCGAGACTCGCTCCAAATTAG CAGAGCAGAACATCAGCTCCGTGACTTCAGGGAGTCAGGACAACAAAGCATTGAG GTCGGAGGTGAGCTCCAGCAGCTCGTCGGAGTCTCCGGGTCAGTCGGGCAGGAAGCTGAGCGTCCAGGCTCTGCTGCACTCACAGAGCCTCCAGACCTCCGTTGAGCAGGACCAGCAGGACTGTGAGATACTGTCGTCACAGCAGGACCTGTTCGACACTGACAAGACAG GTGCTGCAGTCGACAGCACAGTGTCTGAGCCAGAGCAGCAGGGTAACCCCACCCCGACACCAGCCCACACCCTGCGACTCCTGCATCTCTCCGGACAGGGAACACTGGTGCAGGAAAGTCTGTCCCA GAGCTCTGTTGATTATGTCGCTCCGACCCCGGACAACTTCACCGAAACCCCTTTAATCGTTCCCAGCTCGCCAACTGGACCAGAGAATGAACACG GTGCCGATGAGCCGATGGATACCTCGCTGCCCCCGGAAGACCGAGCAGGGGAAAAGGAGGACGAGCCAATGGACACGGACGCTGCCTCTAAGCCGCACCCCTCCGCCTCAACGCCTGTATCCCAGAATTCCCCTGGTTTTGTGTTGGAGCGAACTCTCTCTTTACCTTCCCAGCCAGAGTTCTCTCAC gATGTGTTTGTCCCAACACAGAGCCAGGAGTCTCCACAACAGTCAGATAAGAAAACAGCATCATTATCTCAGTCTGCACACCTGGAGTCAGCTCCTTTCACTTTGCCTTTGCAGCTCTCCGTGAATACAGAGAGCTGCAGCCTGGCTCCCAAGACGTCAGAACAGATCGAGGAGGACAGCCAGGCCACGCAGAtagaggagctggaggagccGCCGGGTGTCGACACCAGCGACTCAGTGATATCACGCCGCGATCAGAGGAGCGAGAGCAACGGCGTCCCATCGGAATCACAGACCGCCACCAGCTCCAACGCTtccaccaccaccgccgccgAATCACCAAAGCATCGCAGCGAATGTGCCAAGACCGAGCCGTCCGATCTGTCACAAAAGTCTGACGTACACAAAAAGACGGCGACTTCTTTGAATGtacaaaatgtgaatgtaaaagaCAGTGAGAGCGGCATCAAAGAGGCTGCTGACATGGTGTCCTGCTCTCAACCAAAGTTTGATTCCTCTGATTTGACTGTTAACAGCTGTGTGCCGGAGACTCCTGCAGGCACGACACCGTGCAGTTTAGACTCGCAGTCTATGATCTCTCAGACATCTGTTGTAGATGTAACAGGAGGAGGAACTGCGAAGAGTCAGTCAGAGTCATTGTCACAGAAATGTGGAACAGTTGGtaacagtcagacagacaaacacatgatGGATGAGCAGGTTGaagtagaggaagaggaggaggaggaggtggtgatggaggaggaagaggagagcgCAGGGGGAGGTGGAGCTTCAGGAATAGCTTTGGTTCTTTCTCAGAGCCAGCTGTTATCACCTGAACccatggaagaggaggagagcgaagacagaggagaggagagcatcATCGTGGTCACAGACAGCGAGAGAGACTCGCAGATTCTGCAGAAAGACATGACGCCGCCACAGTCCAAGACCGGCAGCTCGCAGCCAGTCAGAGGCAAAGTGTCTCCCTCCACTAACGGCCACCAGTCCCAGGCTGAGGTGAAGGAGGTGCACGGCGCTCCTGATAGGCTCTCCCAGACCGAGAGGGTGGGGCCTGAACCAGAAGGGCTCAAAGATAAGAGCCTCAGTGATAGCTCGGGAG AAATTTCCTTCCATTTCACACTTCCTAAAGAGGGAGAGCTGATTGGTCCTGTTGTCGGAGCCACGCCCCCGCTCATTAACCAGCTGAAGCAGACGCTCAGACACAGCACTCCCATTG AGATCACCTCCTTCTCTGAAAAGCCAGATGGGGTGGGTGATGTCTCTGCGGACGTGGCGATGGCGGCCAGTGACATCGTTTCAGGGGAAAGCGGGGAGGACACGACGGACAAGGGCGACGGGAAGCTGAGTTTGAGGATGAAGCTGGTGACCCCGGTTGAAGAGGGCAGTTCGGAGCGCTTCAGCCTGCAGA AGCCGGCACTATCAGAAGAGGACAGATCTGTCGTCAAGGTTACTACTGTTGCCAAGGCTGTAACCAG CCCGTCGGTGTTCAGTCGTGTCAGGCAGGTGCACAGACAGCAGGAGACGGAGGATGACAGCCAGCCCGGAGACAACACTCCACCTGTCAG GAGTGAGCTGTTCGCCTCACCGCAGAGGAGCCCTCAGACTCCATCGCCGGGATGCAACAGCCTCCCTAACAGCCAATCGGAGCCTTCGCAGCAGGCGGCACCGCAGGAGACCGCCAGCGATCCCTTCGCCCTCGCAGAGCAGTCTGAGGAGAGGCGAGGGCCACCGGAGCCGCCGACGCCAAACAGGACAGATGCCAGGCAGAGGGTGGTCTCCCAGCAGACCCATGACAGCACCATCACCTCCAGTCCGTCCAACAAG CTCCGTCAGCGGACAGTCTCCCAGCAGACCAGCTTCGATGCACCGGGGCTGCGCTCCCCAGCTGGCCGG GGCGAACCGGAGACTCCGTCCTTTCGAAGAGCAGCAGGCCCCGCCCATCGCAGACACGTGCGCACCATCCAGGAAGTACGGACGACCATCACACGGATCATTACAGACGTGTATTATGAGGACGGTAAAGAGGTGGAACGCAAAGTCACAGAG GAGAACGAGGAGCCGGTGGTGGACTGCCAGGTGTTGGACAGCGACATCTCTCCGTGCCGCACGGGCAGCAGCTCCATGACCTCCGGTGACCTCGGTGACATCAGCTCTCTGTCATCCAAGGCCTCCAGCCATCACCACAGCTCCGGAGgaaccagcagcagcacaggcTTCAGCAGGCCGGACTTCATCATGCCGCTCAGCCGAGGGGCCAAATCCATcag GGGGGGCGGTCCCGGCTCGCTGCATCGGCTCGGTCCACACGGTCAGCCGCATTCCTCCTCGGAGGACGAGCCCTACACCCGCATGCTGCCGCCGCGCCTCCCCATCAGCCCCACAGACGCCGAGCTCCCCAGCCACTCCGACTCCCTCCGGTCGTCGCCGGAGGAGGCGAGCTCGGCCGGCAGCAGCTTCGTGGGACTGCGGGTGGTGGCCAAGTGGTCGTCCAACGGCTACTTCTACTCGGGCCGCATCATCAAGGACGCCGGGGAGGGGAGGTTCCGCCTGCGGTTCGACGACGGCTACGAGTGCGAGGTGATGGGGAAAGACATCCTGCTGTGTGATCCTATCCCCCTGGAGACGGAGGTCACCGCTCTGCTGGAGGATGAATACTTCAGCATAG gtGTCGTGAAGGGCCATAAGACGGAGGGTCAGGAGCTGTTCTACAGTGTGGAGAAGGAGGGTCAGAGGCAGTGGTACAACAGGACCGCCGTCATCCTGTCTCTGGAGCAGGGAAACAGGCTGAGGGAGCAGCACAGCCTCGGACCCTACGAGCCCTCCACTCCCCTGGCCAAGGCCTCCGACATCAGCCTGG ATAACCTGGTGGAGGGAAAGAGGCGGCGCAGAGGACCCCCAGGAGATCAGAACACGCCCAACCGCAGCTCCTCCAGCAGCCCCCGAACCCCCGGACCGTCCGGCAAGAGGAAGCTGATCCCCTGCGAGGACGAGAGGACGCCGTCCAAGAGAGGCCGCAGGGGGGCGGGCGCCAGAGCCG GTCAGCGTGTCGGCGTCTGTAACACCTCCGGCAGCGGCACAGATCTTCCCGGTCAGTCATGTGACCTGCCGGAGACTCACGGTCCGCTGCCCCAGAACTCTTCGCTCTTTATGGGCTTCGCCTTCATGCTGACGGCCTCGTCCGAGATCGACCGGCTCACCAACAGGCTCACCAGCGATGACGAGGAGG atTATGTGCAGACGGGTCCGTATAACAAAGCGTACACAGAGTCCCAGCTGCAGGCAGGTGGAGGCTTCGTTCTGCCGGACTTCAATGAAGAACAA TGTAAAGCAGCCTATCAGAGCCTGCTCATCGCAGACCAGCACTGCCGCACCAGGAAGTACTTGCTGTGTTTGGCCAGCGGAGTGCCGTGTGTGTCTCATATATGGGTACGAGACTGCTGCAAAGACAACAAGCTGCTCAACTACAGGAACTACCTGCTGCCTGCCGGCGTCGGGCCAAATGACGCCATCGTAGAATG